In Panacibacter ginsenosidivorans, the following proteins share a genomic window:
- the msrA gene encoding peptide-methionine (S)-S-oxide reductase MsrA encodes MASEKAILAGGCFWGVEELVRNLPGVLSTRVGYSGGNVKNATYRNHGTHAEAIAITFDPEKLSYRKLLEFFFQIHNPTTRDRQGNDVGTSYRSAIFYLSEEQKKTAQDLISEMNASGKWPGTIVTEIVAASDFWDAEEEHQNYLQKHPYGYTCHYIRPEWQL; translated from the coding sequence ATGGCAAGCGAAAAAGCAATATTAGCAGGCGGTTGTTTCTGGGGCGTAGAAGAACTGGTAAGAAATCTCCCGGGTGTATTATCAACAAGGGTTGGCTACAGCGGAGGGAATGTAAAAAACGCAACGTATCGTAATCATGGTACTCACGCAGAAGCAATAGCAATCACTTTCGATCCGGAAAAATTATCGTATCGCAAACTGCTGGAATTTTTCTTCCAGATCCACAACCCTACTACAAGAGACAGGCAGGGTAACGATGTGGGCACTTCTTATCGCTCAGCAATATTTTATCTCAGCGAAGAACAAAAGAAAACTGCACAGGATCTTATCAGTGAAATGAATGCATCCGGTAAATGGCCTGGCACCATTGTAACCGAAATAGTTGCTGCCAGTGACTTTTGGGATGCAGAAGAAGAGCATCAGAATTATTTACAGAAGCATCCTTATGGATACACGTGTCATTATATAAGACCAGAGTGGCAGTTATAA
- a CDS encoding DinB family protein → MAINAPLIAELTFESASTRKLLERVPFENPAWVPHERSMPLAKLATHIADIPGWITRILSADEFDFVNNPPINIAKEKDVLMQNFESKLNAALESLQQATDADFDKIWTVKRNGTVMMQLPKKVAIRSWGLNHLVHHRGQLSVYLRLLNVPIPSMYGPSADEQ, encoded by the coding sequence ATGGCTATCAACGCACCACTCATTGCAGAACTAACTTTTGAATCTGCCAGCACACGAAAGCTGCTGGAACGTGTACCCTTTGAAAATCCGGCATGGGTACCGCATGAAAGATCAATGCCCCTTGCAAAACTGGCCACACATATTGCAGATATACCGGGTTGGATAACCCGTATTCTTAGCGCAGACGAATTTGATTTTGTAAACAACCCACCTATTAATATCGCAAAAGAAAAGGATGTGCTGATGCAGAATTTTGAATCAAAACTAAATGCAGCATTGGAAAGTTTACAGCAGGCTACAGATGCAGACTTTGATAAAATATGGACGGTAAAACGTAACGGCACCGTAATGATGCAGCTGCCAAAAAAAGTAGCTATCCGCAGTTGGGGTTTAAACCACCTGGTACATCACCGCGGGCAGCTTTCGGTTTACCTGCGGTTATTAAATGTACCAATACCGAGCATGTACGGACCTAGTGCAGACGAACAATAA
- a CDS encoding ROK family protein translates to MQILAIDIGGSNIKAMILDEKGAPVSEYKKLETPAPSTPANVMEIIKTLAKNFTGYDAISAGFPGYIKDGVVKTAPNLGTEQWKDYDLQAALTTMFKRPAKVVNDADLQGIAVASGKGLEMVITLGTGFGTALLKDGKLLPHLEIGQHPIKTNKTYDNYIGQKAFENKGKAHWNERLKKVINILKTVYNYDRLYISGGNAKNIDFKLDDNITIANNRDGIKGGAMLWKDEHKNAK, encoded by the coding sequence ATGCAAATCCTGGCTATAGATATTGGCGGCTCTAACATAAAAGCAATGATCCTTGACGAAAAAGGTGCTCCCGTTTCTGAATACAAAAAATTAGAAACACCAGCACCTTCTACTCCTGCCAATGTAATGGAAATTATAAAAACGCTGGCAAAAAATTTTACCGGTTATGATGCCATCTCAGCAGGCTTTCCGGGCTATATAAAAGATGGTGTTGTAAAAACAGCACCTAATCTTGGTACAGAACAATGGAAAGATTATGACCTGCAGGCGGCATTAACCACAATGTTTAAAAGACCTGCAAAAGTGGTAAATGATGCAGACCTGCAGGGTATTGCTGTAGCGAGTGGTAAAGGTTTGGAAATGGTCATCACGCTGGGAACGGGCTTTGGTACTGCATTGCTTAAAGATGGCAAACTATTACCACACCTGGAGATTGGGCAGCATCCGATCAAAACAAACAAGACCTACGATAATTATATAGGGCAGAAGGCATTTGAAAATAAAGGGAAAGCGCATTGGAATGAAAGACTTAAAAAAGTGATCAATATTTTAAAGACGGTTTATAACTATGATCGTTTGTATATCAGTGGCGGCAATGCAAAGAATATAGACTTTAAGCTTGATGATAATATTACAATTGCTAATAACCGCGATGGTATTAAAGGCGGCGCAATGCTATGGAAAGACGAGCATAAAAATGCAAAGTAG
- a CDS encoding MaoC family dehydratase, with product MVVIKSHAEFEAHLGKEIGVSPWHKITQEQINNFADATLDHQWIHIDVERAKKESPFKTTIAHGYLTLSLIPYFWKQICDVQNLKMEVNYGIEQLKFGQPVLVNSEVRCRVLLKSIINLRGITKCTLFIQLEIKDQPKLAFAGDTLFLYHFL from the coding sequence ATGGTAGTCATAAAAAGTCATGCAGAATTCGAAGCGCACTTAGGCAAAGAGATCGGCGTCTCTCCCTGGCATAAAATAACCCAGGAACAGATCAACAATTTCGCCGATGCTACGCTGGACCATCAATGGATACATATTGATGTAGAAAGAGCCAAAAAAGAAAGCCCTTTTAAAACTACTATAGCACATGGCTACCTTACACTCTCTCTTATCCCATATTTCTGGAAACAGATCTGTGATGTGCAGAATCTTAAGATGGAAGTAAATTATGGGATAGAGCAACTTAAGTTTGGGCAGCCTGTACTTGTAAACAGCGAAGTAAGATGCAGGGTTTTGCTAAAATCTATCATCAACCTCAGAGGTATTACCAAATGCACGCTCTTTATTCAACTGGAAATAAAGGACCAGCCAAAGCTTGCCTTTGCAGGTGATACTTTATTTCTTTATCATTTTCTTTAA
- the mgrA gene encoding L-glyceraldehyde 3-phosphate reductase produces MRYTPSEDRYTKMTYNRCGKSGLLLPALSLGLWHNFGHIDRLENARNILRVAFDNGITHFDLANNYGPPPGSAEENFGNIFKDDFAAYRDELIISTKAGWGMWPGPYGDWGSKKYLVASLDQSLKRMGLEYVDIFYHHRPDPNTPLEETMGTLDLMVRQGKCLYVGISSYQPDEAAKAFSILKQLGTPCLIHQPKYSMFDRWVEDGLLDVLEENGVGCIPFSPLAQGMLTNKYLKGIPEDSRAASHRGNGAIDEDQVSDEKINKVRQLNALAEERGQNLAQMALAWILKDKRITSVLIGASKPEQILDSIRCLDNYSFTGEELARINNILR; encoded by the coding sequence ATGAGATACACTCCTTCTGAAGACCGGTACACAAAAATGACCTACAACCGTTGCGGCAAAAGCGGGTTGTTATTGCCTGCTTTATCACTGGGGCTCTGGCATAACTTCGGACATATTGATCGCCTGGAAAATGCCCGCAATATTTTAAGAGTGGCTTTTGACAACGGCATTACGCACTTTGATTTAGCCAATAATTACGGGCCACCTCCGGGCTCTGCAGAAGAAAATTTCGGCAACATATTTAAAGATGATTTTGCCGCCTATCGCGATGAGTTGATCATCTCCACCAAGGCCGGCTGGGGCATGTGGCCCGGGCCTTATGGAGACTGGGGCTCCAAAAAATACCTGGTGGCAAGTCTTGACCAGAGCTTAAAAAGAATGGGTCTGGAGTATGTAGATATATTTTATCATCATCGTCCCGATCCCAATACCCCGCTGGAAGAAACGATGGGTACATTAGACCTGATGGTGCGCCAGGGAAAATGTCTTTATGTTGGTATATCAAGCTACCAACCCGATGAAGCTGCGAAGGCCTTTAGTATTTTAAAGCAATTAGGTACACCTTGTTTAATTCATCAACCTAAATATTCGATGTTCGATCGTTGGGTGGAAGATGGGTTACTCGACGTGCTCGAAGAAAATGGAGTTGGCTGTATTCCCTTTTCTCCATTGGCCCAGGGCATGTTAACCAATAAATATTTAAAAGGCATTCCCGAAGATTCCAGAGCAGCCAGTCACCGCGGCAATGGCGCCATTGATGAAGACCAGGTCTCCGATGAAAAAATAAATAAAGTGCGTCAATTAAATGCACTGGCAGAAGAACGCGGACAGAATCTTGCACAAATGGCACTTGCATGGATATTGAAAGATAAGCGCATTACGAGTGTATTAATTGGTGCAAGTAAGCCGGAGCAGATATTGGATTCCATCCGTTGTCTTGACAATTATTCATTTACCGGTGAAGAGCTGGCAAGGATAAATAATATTTTACGCTAA
- a CDS encoding heavy metal-binding domain-containing protein, translating into MKKIILLLFVLTATTAVFAQKSKSVPPKADSAAQARYTCSMHPDVVSDKPGNCPKCNMPLTASLKEQMKQDVTHTYICPMHPEVGSDHKGICAKCKSKLVINRTGSKQAGKIYSCSMHKDVVSNETGKCPICGAVLTAAKPITKPG; encoded by the coding sequence ATGAAAAAGATAATATTATTATTGTTTGTATTAACTGCAACAACAGCTGTTTTTGCACAAAAGAGTAAGTCTGTTCCGCCAAAAGCAGATTCGGCTGCACAGGCAAGATATACTTGTTCCATGCATCCGGATGTTGTGAGTGATAAGCCGGGCAACTGTCCAAAATGCAATATGCCGTTAACAGCTTCTTTAAAAGAACAAATGAAGCAGGACGTTACGCATACATATATATGCCCCATGCATCCCGAAGTGGGGAGTGATCATAAAGGAATATGCGCAAAGTGCAAATCTAAACTGGTTATTAACAGAACAGGCTCTAAACAGGCAGGCAAGATTTATAGCTGTTCTATGCATAAAGATGTGGTGAGCAACGAAACGGGCAAATGCCCTATATGCGGGGCAGTATTGACGGCCGCAAAGCCAATAACAAAACCAGGGTAA
- a CDS encoding alpha/beta hydrolase family protein, whose product MFTSIPAADTIIIFVPGWARANLEAEEGMCRQFLKTGIDTCLITKPFHQERKAINTFSGELFISGNVFLTVMNFRQLVAELRLLIHEFRKKYKNICLLGMSSGGFQTALAADVEEVDFYFPVITGAKLGSITWEGKLSRFVKKDVIKKGISEDQLNQVWAIADQEYLGHNCKAKHVKQFISLYDEIVPTKYQYMLWEIYHNPPSYEMQCGHVSVVFYFKRIVQEIADFIAERS is encoded by the coding sequence ATGTTTACTTCAATACCTGCTGCAGACACCATCATTATTTTTGTGCCCGGATGGGCAAGGGCTAACCTTGAAGCGGAAGAAGGAATGTGCAGGCAGTTTTTAAAAACAGGTATCGATACCTGTTTAATTACTAAACCATTTCACCAAGAGAGAAAGGCTATAAATACTTTTTCAGGGGAGTTATTTATAAGTGGAAATGTTTTTTTAACGGTCATGAACTTTCGTCAACTGGTTGCTGAATTAAGATTATTAATTCATGAGTTTAGAAAAAAATATAAAAATATTTGCCTGCTCGGAATGAGTAGCGGAGGCTTTCAAACTGCGCTTGCCGCAGATGTAGAAGAAGTAGATTTTTATTTTCCTGTAATTACAGGAGCCAAATTAGGAAGTATAACATGGGAAGGTAAACTAAGCAGGTTTGTAAAAAAAGATGTTATTAAAAAAGGCATATCTGAAGATCAATTGAATCAGGTGTGGGCCATTGCAGACCAGGAATATCTTGGTCATAATTGTAAGGCAAAACATGTTAAGCAATTCATTAGCCTGTATGATGAAATTGTGCCTACTAAATATCAATATATGTTATGGGAGATATACCATAATCCACCATCTTATGAAATGCAATGCGGACACGTAAGTGTTGTTTTTTATTTTAAAAGAATTGTACAGGAGATCGCTGATTTTATTGCCGAGCGTTCCTGA
- a CDS encoding sugar phosphate isomerase/epimerase family protein yields the protein MKKPFVKTNRGEKAQPFIVTAVLLLSLFNSFAIAQKKQKDLPLIPALNAYSFSDLLSAKDAHNNLQVYTLFNLLDWCAAQKIKALDPTAYFFPTYPEVPTDEYLLKFKNRAAELGIVISGTGIRNNFASPDPKVRAEGVELARNWIITASKMGAPVVRLFAGEIPKGYEDKWEEVAGWMIDCYKQCAVFAEKYCIKIGIQNHGDMLQTAAQCIYVLKAVNSKWVGLIIDTGNFKTADPYQDIAEVVPYAVNWQIKESVFGLGNEVPTDFKRLVKIIKDGGYKGYLPIETLLVKGKPYDPFTLVPQMLQQLTAAINEAYQ from the coding sequence ATGAAAAAGCCATTTGTCAAAACAAACCGGGGTGAAAAAGCTCAGCCCTTTATCGTTACAGCAGTCTTATTGTTAAGCCTGTTTAATTCATTTGCTATTGCACAAAAAAAGCAAAAGGATCTGCCGTTGATTCCCGCATTGAATGCCTATTCTTTCAGTGATTTGCTGTCTGCAAAAGATGCGCACAATAACCTACAAGTTTATACGCTGTTCAACCTGCTTGACTGGTGTGCGGCGCAAAAAATAAAAGCACTGGATCCTACCGCCTATTTCTTCCCCACTTACCCGGAAGTGCCAACAGATGAATACCTGCTAAAATTCAAAAATCGGGCAGCGGAGTTAGGCATTGTAATAAGCGGCACAGGCATACGAAATAATTTTGCTTCGCCCGATCCTAAAGTGCGTGCTGAAGGCGTTGAACTTGCCAGGAACTGGATCATTACCGCATCAAAAATGGGTGCCCCCGTAGTAAGATTATTTGCCGGTGAAATTCCAAAAGGCTATGAAGATAAATGGGAAGAAGTCGCTGGTTGGATGATCGATTGCTACAAACAATGTGCAGTATTCGCCGAAAAGTATTGCATTAAGATCGGCATCCAGAATCATGGAGATATGTTGCAAACCGCAGCGCAATGTATTTATGTGCTGAAAGCCGTTAACTCAAAGTGGGTTGGCTTGATTATAGACACCGGCAATTTCAAAACGGCAGATCCCTATCAAGACATTGCAGAGGTGGTTCCCTATGCCGTTAACTGGCAGATAAAAGAAAGTGTTTTTGGTTTAGGAAACGAAGTGCCTACAGATTTTAAACGCCTGGTTAAAATAATAAAAGATGGTGGGTACAAAGGTTACTTACCCATTGAAACCTTGCTGGTAAAAGGAAAACCTTACGACCCTTTTACGCTGGTTCCTCAAATGCTGCAGCAATTGACAGCTGCGATTAATGAGGCGTATCAATAA
- a CDS encoding aminopeptidase: MMNIDESLLKKYAAVMVLYALNNGKGINKGDTVFLVGQECSKDLYIAVAKEIYAAGGNVITNYLPDNIRTQSLTRYLLQHGNDEQLSFFANSYWQGIVDAIDHILFIIAEPDIHVFEGLPSSKISMMNSARAPYMAMREKKEQAGKLSWTLCLYGTQSMADEAGLTLEEYWEQIIEACYLREDDPVTKWKQVQREIETIKDKLDALAIEKLHVKGDDVDLEILIGKHRKWLSGGGKNIPSFEIFTSPDWRGTNGSIQFNQPLYYSGKRIAGVSLQFENGVVVASSATENEDALKEMIAQENADKVGEFSLTDKRHSRITRFMATTLFDENMGGAFGNTHIALGNAYKDTFAGDMSVVTDAQWAEMGYNSCPKVHTDIVSTANRIVTATVADGSEKIIYRNGMFVL; this comes from the coding sequence ATGATGAATATTGATGAAAGCCTGTTAAAAAAATATGCAGCGGTGATGGTACTTTATGCATTGAATAATGGCAAGGGTATTAACAAAGGCGACACTGTTTTTTTGGTAGGGCAGGAATGCAGCAAAGATCTGTATATAGCCGTAGCCAAAGAGATTTATGCAGCGGGTGGCAATGTTATTACTAATTATCTGCCCGACAATATCCGTACACAAAGCCTTACACGGTATCTACTGCAGCATGGCAACGACGAGCAATTGTCATTCTTTGCAAATTCTTACTGGCAGGGTATTGTAGATGCCATTGATCATATTCTGTTTATTATTGCAGAACCAGATATTCATGTGTTTGAAGGTTTACCTTCTTCAAAGATCAGTATGATGAACAGTGCAAGGGCACCATATATGGCCATGCGTGAAAAGAAAGAGCAGGCTGGAAAATTATCGTGGACATTATGTCTTTACGGTACGCAATCTATGGCTGACGAAGCGGGACTTACACTGGAAGAATACTGGGAGCAGATCATTGAAGCATGCTATTTAAGAGAAGATGATCCTGTAACAAAATGGAAACAGGTGCAGCGGGAGATAGAAACAATAAAAGATAAACTGGATGCTTTGGCTATCGAAAAGCTGCATGTAAAAGGCGACGATGTTGATCTTGAAATATTAATTGGTAAACATCGTAAATGGTTAAGTGGTGGTGGCAAGAACATCCCCAGCTTTGAAATATTTACATCGCCTGACTGGAGAGGAACAAATGGTTCTATCCAATTTAATCAGCCATTGTATTATTCGGGCAAACGTATTGCAGGCGTATCACTGCAATTTGAAAATGGTGTGGTGGTTGCATCTTCTGCAACAGAAAATGAAGATGCCTTGAAAGAAATGATAGCACAGGAAAATGCTGATAAAGTGGGAGAATTTTCGCTTACTGATAAAAGACATTCCCGAATTACCAGATTTATGGCTACTACCTTGTTCGATGAAAACATGGGTGGTGCATTTGGCAACACACATATTGCACTGGGTAATGCTTATAAGGATACATTTGCCGGAGATATGTCTGTAGTAACAGATGCGCAGTGGGCTGAAATGGGTTATAATAGTTGCCCTAAAGTGCACACAGATATTGTAAGCACAGCCAACAGAATTGTTACAGCCACAGTTGCTGACGGCTCAGAAAAAATTATTTATAGAAATGGCATGTTCGTTTTATAA
- a CDS encoding lmo0937 family membrane protein, producing MGNLLYIVAVILIIAWGIGYFGGYATGNLIHILLVIAIIAIILRVIQGRRI from the coding sequence ATGGGAAATTTATTATATATCGTAGCAGTAATATTAATCATTGCATGGGGCATCGGATATTTTGGAGGCTATGCTACTGGCAATCTCATCCACATTTTGCTGGTAATTGCTATAATTGCAATAATATTAAGAGTTATTCAGGGAAGGAGAATATAA
- a CDS encoding FRG domain-containing protein, with translation MTEITTLGEYINEVNKIQTRWTKEENGEFIFPWFRGHANEAYHLMPSLYREKGLHENEDSYRHDFQQKGFPYLSDTTFGVPVADWEWYFLMQHYGLPTRLLDWTEGSLIALYFALFYKAKEDESNPCVWMLNPFALNRMLHRNEAIFLFTDKQVDDYLPAIWSGKNLPVHPIAFQPAFKSKRIAAQKGCFTIHGANQEPLDKTGTLDSCLKKIVIKYYNINLIKGELIVAGITESSLFPELSGLARELVEYYKK, from the coding sequence ATGACTGAAATAACAACACTGGGCGAATATATAAATGAGGTGAATAAAATTCAAACCAGGTGGACCAAAGAAGAAAATGGAGAATTTATCTTTCCATGGTTCAGAGGTCATGCTAATGAAGCTTACCACCTGATGCCAAGCCTATACAGGGAAAAGGGCCTTCATGAAAATGAAGATAGTTACAGGCATGATTTTCAACAAAAAGGTTTTCCGTATTTATCTGATACAACATTTGGTGTTCCGGTGGCAGATTGGGAATGGTATTTTCTTATGCAGCATTATGGGCTGCCGACCAGGTTGCTGGATTGGACAGAGGGTAGTCTTATAGCATTATATTTTGCTCTTTTTTATAAAGCAAAAGAGGATGAAAGCAACCCTTGTGTATGGATGTTAAATCCTTTTGCACTTAACAGGATGCTGCACAGGAATGAAGCTATATTCTTATTTACAGATAAACAGGTAGACGACTATTTACCTGCTATATGGTCAGGAAAAAATTTACCGGTTCACCCTATTGCATTTCAACCGGCATTTAAATCTAAAAGAATCGCCGCACAAAAGGGATGCTTCACCATTCATGGTGCGAATCAGGAACCGCTTGATAAAACAGGTACGCTTGACAGTTGTTTAAAAAAAATAGTTATTAAGTATTATAACATTAACCTCATCAAAGGAGAATTGATTGTAGCAGGCATTACAGAATCTTCATTATTTCCTGAATTGAGCGGGCTTGCCAGAGAGTTAGTAGAATATTATAAGAAATAA
- a CDS encoding cupin domain-containing protein: protein MKGHKSNIEKDTLENNNFRKVLYTGHHLQLVLMSIKAGEDIGQEVHKDHDQFFRFESGVGKCFIDGNEYDVKNGDVIVVPAGAKHNIINTDDKTALKLYTIYSPPNHKDAIVRATKTDAENIPEKFDGKATE from the coding sequence ATGAAAGGACATAAAAGCAATATTGAAAAGGATACTTTGGAAAACAATAATTTTCGTAAAGTATTATACACTGGCCATCACCTCCAACTTGTTCTGATGAGCATCAAAGCTGGGGAAGACATTGGACAAGAGGTTCATAAAGATCATGACCAGTTTTTCCGTTTTGAGAGTGGGGTTGGAAAATGTTTTATTGACGGAAATGAGTACGACGTGAAAAATGGAGATGTAATTGTTGTACCGGCAGGCGCAAAACATAACATTATCAACACAGACGATAAGACAGCATTAAAATTGTATACAATTTACAGTCCGCCTAATCACAAGGACGCTATTGTAAGAGCGACAAAAACAGATGCTGAAAATATTCCTGAAAAATTTGACGGAAAAGCAACTGAATAG
- a CDS encoding acyl-ACP desaturase, translating to MKVNLRSRLDVLKHLEKDIQNAVTVYLKPIDDIWQPSDLLPDASSESFYEDVKELQQSAKGLSNDLLAVLIGDTITEEALPTYESWLLSLNDITEDREGGWNQWIRAWTAEENRHGDVLNKYLYLSGRVNMQQMEISTQYLLADGFDIGTSRDPYRNFIYTSFQELATNLSHRRVAQFAKEYGDTLLAKLCGNVASDEARHANAYKSFVAKVFEIDPSEMMLAFEDMMRKKIVMPAHFLREMGLPKGQTFSHFSDAAQRIGVYTSTDYVNILRSLITEWKITGMRSLTDAGEKARDYIIGLPDRLQRIATRSNTETGYSFSWIRP from the coding sequence ATGAAAGTTAATTTACGATCCAGACTTGATGTGCTGAAGCATTTGGAAAAGGATATTCAAAATGCAGTAACAGTATATTTAAAACCAATTGATGATATCTGGCAACCTTCAGACCTGCTTCCAGATGCCAGTAGTGAAAGCTTTTACGAAGATGTAAAAGAACTGCAACAAAGTGCTAAAGGTTTGTCTAATGACCTGTTAGCGGTGCTGATTGGTGACACTATTACGGAAGAAGCGCTTCCTACCTATGAATCATGGTTATTATCTTTAAACGATATAACAGAAGACAGGGAAGGTGGATGGAACCAATGGATAAGGGCGTGGACCGCGGAAGAAAACCGCCATGGTGATGTATTGAATAAGTACTTGTACCTTTCTGGGCGAGTGAACATGCAGCAAATGGAAATATCAACGCAATATTTACTTGCAGACGGTTTTGATATAGGTACATCAAGGGATCCTTACCGCAATTTTATTTACACCAGTTTTCAGGAATTAGCCACTAATCTGTCACACAGAAGAGTTGCACAGTTTGCTAAAGAATATGGTGATACTTTATTGGCAAAACTCTGTGGCAATGTTGCAAGTGATGAAGCAAGACATGCCAACGCCTACAAATCATTTGTTGCAAAAGTCTTTGAGATAGACCCCAGTGAAATGATGCTGGCATTTGAAGATATGATGCGAAAAAAGATTGTAATGCCTGCTCATTTCTTACGGGAAATGGGATTGCCTAAGGGCCAAACCTTTAGCCATTTCTCAGATGCTGCACAACGTATTGGCGTGTACACCTCTACTGATTATGTAAATATTTTAAGATCATTGATTACAGAATGGAAGATTACCGGGATGAGATCCCTGACCGATGCCGGCGAAAAGGCAAGAGATTATATTATCGGCTTACCAGACAGATTGCAAAGAATTGCCACCAGAAGCAATACAGAAACAGGTTATTCATTTAGTTGGATACGTCCATAA
- a CDS encoding ROK family transcriptional regulator, whose amino-acid sequence MKEMVAQQDKFDFQSNLSKIAVLRLIRNEKKITRAKILQQTGLSAPTLTRIIESLVQMNLLQTDSKGLSGGGRPPQLVRFNSKENYVIGIDIDASFIRAVLSNLAGEFIFEIHIPTNFKDGFDEVMTQVGGLIGKLVDRVRQKKLRLWGIGIAVSGMVNKSSGIIEYSPIFNWRNVNIREALSKYTDLEIALGNVVDLVAVGELLYGVGRQYANFICLNLGYGIGAGIILDRKLFSGADGFAGEIGHVVVDKNSTRKGMEGVTGTLEALASGYGIAEIAQAQAPLYNKSILHKLEAGKIDAALVFESARKADPLAIEIVNNATAYIGIGIDTLIKLFNTECVVLYGELIEYEPQLIEKISRQWDQYSMKAISRKVPVLSSSFGENAALIGSFSLILEKILQLEISLPGMPD is encoded by the coding sequence ATGAAGGAAATGGTTGCACAACAGGACAAGTTTGATTTCCAGTCCAACCTGAGTAAGATAGCCGTACTTAGGCTTATAAGGAATGAGAAGAAAATAACCAGGGCAAAGATTCTTCAGCAAACGGGGCTGAGTGCACCCACGCTAACACGTATTATAGAAAGCCTTGTTCAAATGAACCTGCTGCAAACAGACAGCAAAGGATTATCAGGAGGAGGAAGACCACCACAACTGGTAAGGTTTAATTCAAAAGAGAATTATGTGATCGGTATTGATATAGATGCCAGTTTTATACGCGCAGTACTCTCGAATTTAGCTGGTGAATTTATTTTTGAAATACATATTCCTACCAACTTCAAAGATGGTTTTGATGAAGTGATGACACAGGTTGGCGGCCTTATCGGGAAATTAGTTGACCGTGTCCGCCAAAAGAAATTACGGCTTTGGGGCATCGGGATTGCAGTGAGTGGAATGGTCAATAAAAGTTCAGGGATCATAGAGTACTCACCCATCTTTAACTGGAGAAATGTAAATATCCGCGAAGCGCTTTCTAAATATACGGATTTGGAAATAGCCCTGGGAAATGTGGTTGACCTTGTAGCAGTAGGGGAATTGTTGTATGGCGTCGGCAGGCAATATGCAAACTTTATTTGCCTCAATCTTGGCTATGGTATTGGTGCAGGTATTATTCTTGATAGAAAACTGTTTTCCGGTGCGGATGGCTTTGCCGGCGAGATCGGGCATGTAGTAGTTGATAAAAACAGTACAAGAAAAGGAATGGAAGGAGTTACCGGCACCCTTGAGGCATTGGCCTCCGGATATGGCATTGCAGAAATTGCACAAGCGCAGGCACCTCTCTACAATAAAAGCATTTTACACAAACTGGAGGCGGGTAAAATTGATGCTGCACTCGTATTTGAATCTGCGAGAAAGGCAGATCCATTAGCAATAGAAATCGTAAACAACGCAACCGCTTACATTGGTATCGGCATTGATACGTTGATAAAATTATTCAATACAGAATGTGTGGTGCTTTACGGAGAGTTAATAGAATATGAGCCACAGTTGATTGAAAAAATCAGCAGGCAATGGGACCAGTATTCCATGAAGGCCATCTCCCGTAAAGTTCCGGTACTCTCTTCAAGCTTTGGCGAAAACGCTGCCCTAATAGGCTCCTTCTCCCTGATACTAGAGAAAATTCTTCAGCTGGAAATATCATTACCCGGTATGCCGGATTAA